The Corynebacterium freiburgense region CTGATTGCAACATTTAAAGCTACCAAATCAAATTCGCCAATACCTTGCCCAATTACGATACATTCTGGCAACGTTTCTGGATAATTCTCCACCACCTTTAAAATCTGAGACACAGTTTGCACACCACCCTGCCGAGCAAGACCTTCAAACCTATCGCCTACAACCGTGACAACGCTAGTTGAATTCTGCATTTCTAGAATCCTTCCGTTTGAGGGTGTAGCAATATGGCCACTTTTTAATCATCATATTTTGAAAAAATACTCTTTTATTCATAGATAATTACTTACGCATTTTTTAACAAAAATACGTAGCCATACAACATACACCAGAAAAACTACCCTCGGGAAAAGGGAATCGCACCATCAAAGACTTTCGTCACCACAAAAAGCATATGATGAGCTGCGCATTTAGCGCATGGAATGACACGATACCGTTATTTTCGTTTTTATACAAGAGGCGAACAAGATCTAATTGGGGCTCTCGTGCTATATATATTTAAACAGATGTTTTAAACTGACGGTTCTATAGAGAACAATATTTCAACAAATAACCGGACTGCAAAGCATCAAATTCCAAGGAACAACTAAAGCATTCTGGCGTCAACTTTGCACATCTGATCACTAGTTTTGCTACAAAGTATTTCTCCATACCTTGCATCTCCAAAAACCCCAACTGGGCATCCCTGCTTACACCCACAAAGTGAGTCTCCACACCAAAGAACTCAAACATTTCATCGATATTTTTAAATTACTCTACTGATACAGATTCGTCGTCGAATGATCACAACCACCACGCTTCATCCGAGACCAGACAGGGCAGAATATTCCTCTCTCCGTAAAAGTGATACCAAAACCTCTACCACCTTGACCTTATAGAAAGCATCAACGATACATACAAATTTAGCCACTCCTTCCATATTGATGGCGCTCAAACAAGCAATTTCAATACATAACCTGGAAGTAGGTTCACCAGTAGATATCCTTCGGTCCGCCTAGCAGCCAAATCTATACCATTCATACAGTCGAAGAAAAGTACCAACCATTGAAAATTACAACCAACACAATGCACATGGACCAGCAAAGTTTGACAGCACAACAACTGCTAGCCACGTATCCGCAAATCTAAATACCCCATGTATCACCCCCTCATGCTTTGCCTTCCACCCATCGAATCCATTTTGACGACTCCGACGGCAGCATTTGATAAATTTGCTAGACCTTCAAAGCCAAACAATCAAGTAATGGCGGGGTTTCTGCGCCCCCTCACGCACCGTACTTGGACGTACTTGGAGTTCATTGGACCTGTTGATTTAGAGCGGCTTGACACTCATGGTAGGTTCTCCTGATTTCGATGAAAGATTTCAGGCTTTGTCGTGCCCAGTATTTGTTCCTAAGTGCGTCGTTGATTACTGGGTATCCGGTAACCCGCCAGTACGTTTACCAATGTTGCCTCACCAGTGAGCCTAATGCCAATTCATTTCGTGAGCGGTAACTTTCCACACTCACGTGTGCGGTTATTTCCGCTGTTCCCAAAGGATATAGCACAACCTTCAACGAGTTTGTTCCAGAAGCCGAGTCAAGAATTGTTTCATATCAACAAAGCTGGAAATAGCCTAACCAACCCGTCATATACCGGTTGATCCAACCAATTCTGACCTCTATCGATATAGTCCACTGACATACAGTTAATAAACGCAATTGAGCTTTCTCTCACTTGATCGGCCGTGGGGCTAACCGCAAGGCATAACCCTACGTTCTTTGGGTAATCAAACGCGTACCCTACCAACTCGGCCTTCCATGCATGGCGAGTTGAGGATTTCTCCTGGTTCACCGCGAGTTTCAACTTACCTTCGAAAACTTCGTACCCAAAAGCCCAGCTGGCGTACTAGGACCTGACAAATACCAGAATGCAATAACGTATCGGACAAACCGCGTCTGTTTAGCCCACATCCACTGTCAAAGGCACCCAACATAATATTGCTCTCAGTAACTGCCAGCACGTAACTACTCTCATTAGCTTTAACACGCTCTCATCCCTGCCCATTCGCGCCACCCGAACCTTCAACATACTGGTAATTGACCGTATCGAAATACTTCATCGACAAATCAACCTCAACAACCCATGCAAGCCCTGATTCACCTGAGTCCGTACGCTCTTGGCGCCTGTCATGAGCGCTTTTATTCGGACAAAACCTTAATACGCCACCAACACGAAACCGATATAGAAGATCAGGATCAATACTTCCGCAATCGCCTACTGGATCACCCGATCCAGCACACCCAGGCTAGATGTCACATACGGGTGCAATACCATCATCGTAGCAACCCTATTTCTACTTCCGCATCTGTTGTTATTGCAGGTTGATATTGGTTTTTGGAAGTTATTACCACTGCAATGGGTCGGCGGAATAGTCTTCGGAGCATTGAGGTATAAAACCGGTGGCATTACCGCACCAGTCTTAGCGCACAGTGCGGTAAACCTTGCACAAATCATGCTCATATAAAAAAGACGTGCAACCAGCAATACTGCCAGATGCACGTTTGCCCTATAGGCTCAAATAAAATGTCACTAGATCCTAGCGGCGGAGACCCAAACGGCCAATCAGATCACGGTAGCGATCAACATTGTTTTCAGCCAGGTACTTGAGCAGCCCCTTGCGGCGGCCAACCAGCAGCAACAGACCACGACGCGAATGGTGATCGTGCTTATGAGTCTTTAGGTGCTCGGTGAGCTGGCGGATACGGGTGGTCAGCAGCGCAATTTGCGCTTCTGGCGAACCTGTATCAGTTTCGTGAAGGCCATACTCTGCGAGAATGCTCTGCTTTTGTTCAGTGGTGAGTGCCACGGGGATTTCTCCTACTACATATTTCAGTCCACATAAACGTGCCGCATGTTTGTGCGGGGTGCAACTGCTGTGGACCGCAGTCGCTAAGCCTCGGCAACAGTAACATAGTGCCCAGGGATTTTTCAAAGTATGGAATGTGTAGGTTCCGCTGCGAGGATTTCACGGGCACGTTGAACATCTTTTGACATCGCTTCTAATAGCTCATCCACGCTATGAAACTTCACCATTCCGCGAATCCTTTCGACGAACTCAACCGCACAGAACCGGTCATAAAGATCAGCTTCTTGGTCGAGCACAAAGGCCTCCACACTGCGGCGCTCATCCCCAAATGTTGGATTGGTCCCTACGGATACTGCGGTCATATACCGCTGATGGGGGCGCATATCGCCGTCAACCGGGGCGTCGTCAAGAATGGTAAACCAACCGCAATACACACCATCGGCAGGCAGGGCAACACTGTCTGGGAAATATAGATTTGCGGTTGGATAGCCAAGTTCACGACCGCCACGCCCGGCACCCCGACAAATATGACCAGCCACCGAGTAATTTCGCCCTAAAGCCCAGTTCGCACGGCGAATATCGCCATCGTTGAGTAAGCCCCGAATCACCGTCGAGCTTAATGTAGTGCCGTCTTCAGCAACCAGCGGCAAAACCTCTACTGCTACCCCATATCGTTTCCCTAATTCGCGCAATGTTTCGGTATTACCAGATGCCCGATGCCCAAACGTGAAGTTATCGCCAACAACAACTGCTGCTGCATGAAGTTGGTTTTGCAGCACTCCTGTAAAGAACTCTTCTGGGGATTGGCTAGCAAGTTCAGGAGTAAATCGGATAGCGAGCATATGGTCAACACCAAGGTCTTCTGCAAGGTCAGCACGATCTGCTAGGTTCCCCAACATCGGTGGCATACGGTCTGGGCACAATACTGCCAGTGGGTGCGGGTCAAACGTCATAACCACACACGGTGCCCCTAGTGCATCCGCCATTGCGCGTGCTTGCGTAATAAGAGTTCGATGCCCGCGATGCACACCGTCGAACACACCTATGGTCACCACACTCCGGCCAAGGTCGGCCGGCACTTCTTCTAAACCGTGCCAGATATCCACTCACTAAACACTACGTCATAGACTTGTGCGCATGAACGACCCCCTCTCTTCTTCTGGCATTGTCATTGTGGATAAGCCCGCCGGCATGACATCCCACGATATTGTTGCTCGGCTGCGGCGGATATTTTCCACCCGTCGTGTGGGCCATGCGGGCACGCTCGATCCAATGGCTACCGGGGTATTAGTTGTGGGGATTGAACGGGGCACAAAGTTCCTCGCACATATGGTTGCTGAAACCAAAACCTACCGCGCAACAATTCGACTAGGTATGTCCACAAGTACCGATGATGCTGAAGGCGAAACGCTGACCCAAACTTCCGCGATTTCGCTTACCGACGCCGCGATCGACGCTGAAATACAAAAGCTCACCGGCAATATTATGCAACGCCCCAGCGCTGTAAGCGCCATTAAAATTGCTGGCAAACGCGCATATGAACGTGTTCGAGCCGGCGAAAAAGTGGATATTCCCGCACGCCCGGTAACAGTTCACCGATTCGATGTATTAGGCCGCAAACGTTCCGGGGACTTTTATGATCTAGATGTAGAAATCCACTGCTCATCTGGAACATACATTCGGTCATTGGCCCGAGATCTGGGTGCTGTATTAGGCGTTGGCGGTCACCTTATATCACTACGCCGTACTGCAGTAGGCCCATTCACCCTCGAACATGCGCAAAGCCTGGAAGCTTTACAGGATCATCCGAAAATGTCCTTAACACTCGATGCAGCATTACAAACCACCCATCCCGTACTACCTATTACCGAAGAAGAAGGTCGTAACCTTGCAATGGGTAAATGGCTTGAACCAAAGGGAATACGCGGCATCCATGCCGCTATAACCCCCGACGGCAAAGCAATCGCCCTAGTCAAAGAACAAGGAAAACGGCTTTCAACTGTCTTTGTGGCACGGCCCTCAACACTGTAAAGCCCCGTGCTGGATAGTACTATTGTGTGACTGCAGTAGCAGCGATAATATAGCCATCCTTGATTTCCCATTTGCCATTGATATACGGCACCGGGGCCGGGCGCACCAATAGGTAGGAAACAAACGTTCCATCGGTTCGAATATCAATTTCTGCTTGCTCAAAGCCTAGCCATCTATGTGTCAGCGGAAACCATGCCTTGTAGGTTGCTTCTTTGGCGCAAAATAAGAGCCGATCCGCACAATCAACACCTAAGCTTTCTAAGTGCAATGATTCCGCCGGGCGGGCAATGGAGCGTAGCAGCCCATCGGGCAATGGTTCTGCCGGCTCCACATCTAAACCCATTGAACGAACGAGTAATCGAGGCGCTGCAACGGCAGCTCGAAAACCAGCGGTATGGGTTAATGAACCACTCACAGAAGCCGGCCACAAAGGCATTCCGCGTTCCCCACGTAAAATAGGATCTCCGGTATCCCGATTGAGTTCTCGAAGTGCCTGGTGGGCACACCATCGGGCATCACCAAATTCGGCTTTTCGAATATCCACGGCATGTGCTACCAATGCTTTTTCCAATGGATGTAAGCCGTGATAATTATCTAAATTGACCTCATCAATCCCGCGCCGGATAACACTGAAACGGGCTGATTCTGGAAACAGGTCCGGACTACACATCATTGTCTCCTGCCTCCAAGATTTTGACTGGCCATTGGCGGTCTGCTGGGTACCTATGCCACTCCCGTGGATATCCGAGGCTAACCTCATGGTGTTTAATCCCCTCTACAACATAGGTCCCAGGCATATGGAGATGACCAAACACAACTGCCTTCGCTTCATACCGGCTTGCCCAACTTCGCGTATGACGCGTCCCACACCAAGGTGCAAGCTCTCGTACTGCCATCTTGTCAACGGGTTCCACCACCAATGGCCAATGATTAATCAATACTGTGGGCCCGGATACTTTACTTAATCGCTTGACGGAATACGCTAACCGATCCCAGCACCATGCCCGCACATCCACAAATGGTGCGATAGCGAACTCATCGGTCATCATTACTTGCCGATCATGAGCTGCCTGGACAGCTTGTTCAACCGTATATCCTGGCGCTCGGAACGAATAATCGTACAGGGTAAATAACGGTACAATCGTGCACCCAGCAAAGACCGGATAGGGATCTTCCGGAGTAAGCACATCGATACGACGACACCCTTCGACGAGTTCATCATATTTAGCTCGGCCTTGATGTCTGTCGCTGGAACGACTAAACAACTCATGATTTCCTGGCACCCAGATAACCCGTGCAAATTTTCGCCGAAGATTTTTTAGTACATGTAAAACTAGCTCGGTACGTTCGGCTACATCACCAGCAACAATCAGCCAATCCCCTGGTTGCTCCGGTTGGATACGATCGATGGCTTCAGCATTGGCTTTTACTGCCGCATGTAAATCCGCAACAGCCCAAAGTGTTTGCGTCACCTCGATCCCCTTTCCTGTGCAACCATCGAACCCATCCAAGCATCTCCACGACATCTCCATACAACAGCAATGCACCGCAAGATAAGAAATGCCGCAAGCCCACACCATACGCCGATGAGGCCGACGTCGAAAAGCAGTGCGAGCCAAACGCCCGGCAAAAAACCGAGCACCACCGCAATGATGGTCGCTTTGCGCAAGAATGCGGCGTCTGCAGCCCCGAGCAGTACTCCATCGAGAGCGAAGACGATGCCGCCAAGAACAATCATAAACACCATTAACCACCACGGTGCAGTTATTGCTTCGAGAACCTGCGGTGAATTAGTGAATACTTTCGGAATAATTTGGAATCCTGCGGCCATAACGCCTGCCAAACCGATCGCCAAGAATGTCGAATAACGTGTAATTTGCAGAGTAAGTTGACGCACCTGCGCACGGGCCTGGACCGCCCCCAAAGCGGCACCAATTAATGTTTGTGCCGCAATTGCCAACGAATCAAGTACCAGAGTCAAAAAGTTCCACAATTGCAGCAGCACCTGATGCGCAGCCAACGAAGCCGCCCCAAACCGCGCCGCAACAGCAGCCGCCGATAAAAATGCAATCTGGAATGAAAGCGAACGCAGAATTAAATCTCGTCCGAGCACTAGCTGCTGCGAAATTATTTTCCATTCTGGCCGCCACCTGCCGCGATGCACACGCACAAGAGCAATTAGAAATAAGCTCGCCGTAATACATTCTCCGAACAAATTAGCCCACGCCGAACCGACCAACCCCATTCGCGCCACAGCCAGCGGTAGCACCAATGCGCTCGGGATCACACCGGCCAATGTAAACCACAATGGAAGTCGCGTATTTTGTATGCCACGCAGCCAACCATTGCCAGCCATAATTAACAGTACGAGCGGAATTCCGAACACTGCGACTTGCAACCACTCCGTTGCAGCTTCGGCGACCGCACTGTTACCAGTGAGCCAGAGAGTGAATTGCGGAGCACCGATACTCACAATCACAGTAAGCAGGCAGCCAACAATCAACGCCACCCACGTAGCCTGCACTCCTTCCGTGACCGCAGCCGGCACATCATTTGCCCCGAATGCTCGTGCGGATCGTGCAGTTGTGCCATACGAAAGAAAAGTTAATTGTGTAGTGAGCACGCCCTGAATAGTAGCGCCCGCCCCCAACGCCGCAAGCTCATGTGCACCAAGGCGACCGACCACCGCAGTATCCAGCAATACATACAACGGCATTGCTGCCAGCACTCCCAGCGCTGGCAGTGCAAGCCCTAAAATTGTTCGAAAATTCACTACACTAAACAGTTTCCAAAAAATCGATTAATTGAGTGAATACCTCATCGGGTGTGCCGTATGCCGTGTACCCCGCCGCACGGATATGACCGCCACCACCCAGACCAGTAGCGATCTCCGCAACATTTACATGCATAGAGCGCAATGAAACCGCCCACACGTTTGGAGCGTATTCTTTCAGCACAACGCCCACATCCACCCCATCGAGTGCACGCACAAATTCCACTAACGACTCCACAGAGTTCGTTGAATACCCGTGGATTGTCTCGTAATTCGCCCACAACACACCTAGCGAATAACGCGCCTGCTCCACTCTAAATTTCGAAAGTACCGTACCGAGCAACTGTAAATCCGCCACACGTTGCACATCAAGCAACGGCATTCCCACTTTGCGATTATCGACGCCGCACCGCATCAACTGCGCCGCAAGTTCATGCATCTCTGGGCGCCCCCACCGAAAACTTCCTGTATCCGTAGCGAGCCCCGCATACAACGCGTGTGCGATTTCGGGGGTCAGTTCAACACCGAGATACGAAAACCATTCCGTCAAGATCGTGGTCGTGGATTCGGCAGCTGAATCAATTAAATTGACATGACCAAACCCAGGATTTGAAGCGTGATGATCAACCACCACAACCGCATCATGCTTCTCGACGCCGTGAGCACAAGCACCAGCGCGATCAACCGTGGCACAATCAACGAGTACCACGGCATCGACAACTGGCAATTCGGAAACTAAAAGAATATCCGCAGCACCCGGAATACTTAAAAGGTTTTCCGAAAGCGGGGACTGGTCCCCGATACAGCCAAAAGCACGCTTACCTAAGGACCGAAACGCCGCCACAGCGGCGCAAACACTACCAATCGCGTCAGCGTCAGGCCGGATATGGCCAATGACCACAATATCCTCAGCCTGTTCGATAATTTTCGTTGCTGCAGCCCACTGCATGCTTAAACTAATCCTCCGCTTGATTGTGCTTGTATGGATCGGCATCACCGGCGGGCTTCGCATGCTCCGCAAGTTTACGGAGCTCCTCATCTCGTGTCCGGGCCCTTGCCAGTAATGCTTCCATATGTGCAGATGCCTCTGGAACAGTATCAAGCTCGAAACTTAACGTCGGGGTAAAACGAACTTCTAGTTGATCGCCTACAATTTTTCGAAGTTGCCCCTTAGCACGCTCCAATGCCTCAGCAGCTTGCTCGAGATTTGGCTCCGCATCTATAGTAACGCCGCGAACCGTGTAATACACCGTTGCATCATGCAGGTCCCCCGTCACCTTGCAATCCGTAATTGTCACAAGTTCTAAACGACGGTCCTTCACTTCAAGCTCGATCGCATTCGCAACAATAGTAAGAATGCGCTTCGCCATACGAGCAGCGCGTGCATGGTCAACCATGACGGACCTCCGGAAATAGAAACTCAACGTAATATACCCGAACATCTTACATACTGGTAGTTTTCACTTGGCCCCACAACCAAACAAACAAATCTGAAACTGCTATTGTCTCGGTTACGCCCGGACGCGCAATTACAGTACTCAGCATTCCACTGCAATTACTTTTATAGTTAAAAATACGCAATGATTGGCAATATTCCAGTGGTTACACCCATTCTATGAAACTCCCATCCGCTATGCCTCCGCCTG contains the following coding sequences:
- a CDS encoding metallophosphoesterase family protein; the encoded protein is MTQTLWAVADLHAAVKANAEAIDRIQPEQPGDWLIVAGDVAERTELVLHVLKNLRRKFARVIWVPGNHELFSRSSDRHQGRAKYDELVEGCRRIDVLTPEDPYPVFAGCTIVPLFTLYDYSFRAPGYTVEQAVQAAHDRQVMMTDEFAIAPFVDVRAWCWDRLAYSVKRLSKVSGPTVLINHWPLVVEPVDKMAVRELAPWCGTRHTRSWASRYEAKAVVFGHLHMPGTYVVEGIKHHEVSLGYPREWHRYPADRQWPVKILEAGDNDV
- a CDS encoding DHH family phosphoesterase; this encodes MQWAAATKIIEQAEDIVVIGHIRPDADAIGSVCAAVAAFRSLGKRAFGCIGDQSPLSENLLSIPGAADILLVSELPVVDAVVLVDCATVDRAGACAHGVEKHDAVVVVDHHASNPGFGHVNLIDSAAESTTTILTEWFSYLGVELTPEIAHALYAGLATDTGSFRWGRPEMHELAAQLMRCGVDNRKVGMPLLDVQRVADLQLLGTVLSKFRVEQARYSLGVLWANYETIHGYSTNSVESLVEFVRALDGVDVGVVLKEYAPNVWAVSLRSMHVNVAEIATGLGGGGHIRAAGYTAYGTPDEVFTQLIDFLETV
- a CDS encoding CPBP family glutamic-type intramembrane protease, coding for MQVDIGFWKLLPLQWVGGIVFGALRYKTGGITAPVLAHSAVNLAQIMLI
- the rpsO gene encoding 30S ribosomal protein S15, encoding MALTTEQKQSILAEYGLHETDTGSPEAQIALLTTRIRQLTEHLKTHKHDHHSRRGLLLLVGRRKGLLKYLAENNVDRYRDLIGRLGLRR
- the rbfA gene encoding 30S ribosome-binding factor RbfA, which translates into the protein MVDHARAARMAKRILTIVANAIELEVKDRRLELVTITDCKVTGDLHDATVYYTVRGVTIDAEPNLEQAAEALERAKGQLRKIVGDQLEVRFTPTLSFELDTVPEASAHMEALLARARTRDEELRKLAEHAKPAGDADPYKHNQAED
- a CDS encoding bifunctional riboflavin kinase/FAD synthetase, with translation MDIWHGLEEVPADLGRSVVTIGVFDGVHRGHRTLITQARAMADALGAPCVVMTFDPHPLAVLCPDRMPPMLGNLADRADLAEDLGVDHMLAIRFTPELASQSPEEFFTGVLQNQLHAAAVVVGDNFTFGHRASGNTETLRELGKRYGVAVEVLPLVAEDGTTLSSTVIRGLLNDGDIRRANWALGRNYSVAGHICRGAGRGGRELGYPTANLYFPDSVALPADGVYCGWFTILDDAPVDGDMRPHQRYMTAVSVGTNPTFGDERRSVEAFVLDQEADLYDRFCAVEFVERIRGMVKFHSVDELLEAMSKDVQRAREILAAEPTHSIL
- a CDS encoding MATE family efflux transporter; the encoded protein is MNFRTILGLALPALGVLAAMPLYVLLDTAVVGRLGAHELAALGAGATIQGVLTTQLTFLSYGTTARSARAFGANDVPAAVTEGVQATWVALIVGCLLTVIVSIGAPQFTLWLTGNSAVAEAATEWLQVAVFGIPLVLLIMAGNGWLRGIQNTRLPLWFTLAGVIPSALVLPLAVARMGLVGSAWANLFGECITASLFLIALVRVHRGRWRPEWKIISQQLVLGRDLILRSLSFQIAFLSAAAVAARFGAASLAAHQVLLQLWNFLTLVLDSLAIAAQTLIGAALGAVQARAQVRQLTLQITRYSTFLAIGLAGVMAAGFQIIPKVFTNSPQVLEAITAPWWLMVFMIVLGGIVFALDGVLLGAADAAFLRKATIIAVVLGFLPGVWLALLFDVGLIGVWCGLAAFLILRCIAVVWRCRGDAWMGSMVAQERGSR
- a CDS encoding 4'-phosphopantetheinyl transferase family protein codes for the protein MCSPDLFPESARFSVIRRGIDEVNLDNYHGLHPLEKALVAHAVDIRKAEFGDARWCAHQALRELNRDTGDPILRGERGMPLWPASVSGSLTHTAGFRAAVAAPRLLVRSMGLDVEPAEPLPDGLLRSIARPAESLHLESLGVDCADRLLFCAKEATYKAWFPLTHRWLGFEQAEIDIRTDGTFVSYLLVRPAPVPYINGKWEIKDGYIIAATAVTQ
- the truB gene encoding tRNA pseudouridine(55) synthase TruB encodes the protein MNDPLSSSGIVIVDKPAGMTSHDIVARLRRIFSTRRVGHAGTLDPMATGVLVVGIERGTKFLAHMVAETKTYRATIRLGMSTSTDDAEGETLTQTSAISLTDAAIDAEIQKLTGNIMQRPSAVSAIKIAGKRAYERVRAGEKVDIPARPVTVHRFDVLGRKRSGDFYDLDVEIHCSSGTYIRSLARDLGAVLGVGGHLISLRRTAVGPFTLEHAQSLEALQDHPKMSLTLDAALQTTHPVLPITEEEGRNLAMGKWLEPKGIRGIHAAITPDGKAIALVKEQGKRLSTVFVARPSTL
- a CDS encoding group II intron maturase-specific domain-containing protein; amino-acid sequence: MRLLTVCQWTISIEVRIGWINRYMTGWLGYFQLC